The sequence AGCCGAAGGACAATTTTGTTTGGTTGTTTACTTTTGAATCGATAAGAAAATGTTCTACTCAAATCCAAAACGCCTAAAGTTTCAACTTTTTCACTACTAAAAAATCAAGTTTTAGCAACTGAGAAAatctgtagctaaacagaaaaatccgtcgctaatctcatttagtgACTGATTAGCGACGAATTATCAAAAAATTCTACTAGTTACGAGcattttagcgacagattagctACGACGTTCGTAGCTAATACCAATTCTTTTTTGTAGTGATTTAAGCACTCTATAATTTAGCCTTTTGTCAGAAACTAAATTATATCGCAGTGTGATTGATGTGACTAGCGATAGAGTGATGAAAAATATAGTACGGAAGTTTAGGTCTAGAATGAATGTACCATATCTTGTAGACGTAAGCGAATTATAAGCCTAGGCTCTTAATGCAAATAAACCTGGCTCTTAAAGTCTTAATGGAAAAAGTAAACCTTAATCATTGAGGTGGTTAGCATACATATTGGGTAATAAGTGAGATTTTAATTCTAATTATAGTGGATTATTTGCGAAGGGAGATTAAGAATGCCATTGCACAATTTGTATCATATGTTCAGTTTATCATGTCATATTAAGATACGATTAACATATAGTGCGTGAATATAAAATAATCCAGGAAAATCAATTAAGAATATATTACAAAAAGATTAACTAGTTGACATGAGACTACACGCAATCATGTTCATATGTTAGTTGTCAAACAcctaaaatataatttatttggaATCTTATTTGCGAGATTAgcatatataaatttttatttaaatatccATTTGCTTTCTGTTGCCAAAATGCTCCACGGTGTCTGTCAATAtttaaaacagaaaaaaaaaaagaagaaataacttATAGACATATTACGACGACGAGCAAATAAAAttgtcttttttcatttttaacccgTGCCCGAAAGTGTTTACGTTTGGTAGCTGAAAAGGTATATAAAATTTAtctaatttttgtatataacatatagatcagtgtatatatctatatataaatatatatatattttttcggttattatttTGTAAGCggctatacaatatcattttcccAATTATAAAATACCCGACCCAACGCTAACCCAACCTGGAATAACATCCACCGTCCACGTGTCAAGATCTAGTTCATATCCTTCCCCATTTCCCATTTTCATCACTCTCTCTCCTCTCCCGCCTTCACTCTTTTTATATTCCCTACAAAAACTCTCAACCATTCTCCCTTTCATCCAACATTCTCTTCATCCTCGCCATCTTCATTCTGTTTCCCCTTgctttttcttctcattttcgTATTCTTGCAAAAAAAATCAAACGATAATCAGCCGAGAAACAAAGAAAAGGCCAATTAACAACCTCAAATGTTAGCTGAAACTTATCCCCATAATAATTTATTATCTCATAGTAGTAATTTTCGTAACAACATGGTTCACTCCGTGCCCAATATGTCATCAACTGCCGTTAACGACGACGATTTCGACGTCCGTCAAAGTAGTTTCTCGGCCTATGACCCCAATCGCCTTAGCGCCGAGGGATCTCCTACGATGTTGTCACCTTGGAACCAAAGTTCTCCTTTTAATAAATCCCCTTGGTACAAATTTGACGATGATGTTCCGAAAAACATACCACAAAATGGACTCATTGGCTCTCTTGTTCGTGAAGAAGGGCATATTTATTCTTTAGCTGCAAAAAATGATATTCTTTATACTGGTTCAGATAGCAAGAACATACGTGTTTGGAAAGATATGAAGGAATTTGCTGCTTTTAAATCAAATAGTGGTCTTGTTAAAGCAATTATTATCTCCGGCGAGAAGATTTTTACGGGTCATCAAGATGGAAAGGTACGAGTTTGGAAGGTGCAATCGAAGAATCCCAGTAATCATAAACGTGCAGGGAGTTTGCCTacattttttgacattttcaagGCTTCCATTAAGCCCAGCAATTATGTGGAGGTAATGTTGAAGTTTGACCATTTTCCCTATGTCTTAAAATGTtagcaaaaaatatattttcaattgTTTAATCATATTATGTTTCTAACACCCCCTCTCACGTGCgagtttgattttttttcatgaGCCAaatatgtgttttttttttttggttttcggGTATCAGTCAAATTTGCCCCCAAGGGTCGGCTAAGTTAGTTGGGTGACCGGTTTCCCATATGGGAGACCTGAGATTGATTTCCCTCACCATCAGCCTCCTCAGACAGAGCTCATCACACCAGACGTGCTTAGTGCGATTTACATCTCCTGTGTAATTTGCGAGCTATTATACAGTGAGCAGATTACTCAGTGCGTACCCGAAGGGTAGCGACTACGAGTTTCtctgaaaattttcctttacttgatTATATCATAAAATTTAAACTATTAGAGTTAACACatttttaattaattgattatatTATGTCTCAACATAGGGCAAACACTTGAAAATATACTAGGGAGCATACTTCATTTTGCTTTTTGGCTGATGACGAAATTTGCATGCTCTGATGTCATGTTGAGATAGTGTGACTATATAttttatctaaaaatttaaactgTTTGAGATAACACTATTTTAGTTATATTATGTCTCAATAGGTAAAGCGTAATCGGACAGCCCTTTGGATCAAGCATTGCGACGCAATTTCATGTTTGAGCATGGACCATAGCCAAGGCCTTCTCTACTCAGCTTCATGGGATAGAACATTTAAAGTATGGAGAGTTGATAACTCCAAATGTTTAGAATCAGTTAAAGCCCATGACGACGCCGTTAATTCGGTAGTAGCCAGCGTAGACGGAATCGTTTATACCGGTTCAGCAGACGGAACCGTCAAAGTTTGGAAAAGGGAATCCGTAGGAAAAACCGTAAATCATGTTTTTGTACAAACACTATTGAACCAGGAAAGTGCAGTGACGGCTCTAGCGGTTAATAAATCCGGTTCAGTAGTTTATTGCGGTTCTTCGGACGGCGTTGTGAATTTTTGGGAACGTGAAAAACAGTTGTCTCACGGTGGAGTTCTCAAAGGGCATAAATTAGCGGTTCTTTGCTTAGCAATTGCTGGGAATTTGGTTTTCAGCGGTTCAGcagataaaaatatttttgtttggaAAAGGGACGGTTCGGTTCACACGTGTTTGTCTATATTGACCGGTCATAATGGACCGGTGAAATGTTTAGCGGTCGAGGAAGATAAGGAGTCGACCGGAAGTGAGGAAAAATGGGTGGTTTATAGTGGAAGTCTTGATAAATCGGTGAAAGTTTGGAGTGTTTCAGAAATGGCACCTAATTTGCATCATATGGCCATGAATAATGGTCAAGAAGATGTAAGCTGGGATTCAATCCCATCCGCTAAATATTCATCAGACGGTCCAAGTATATGACACGTGTAATGAAGCTGCATTATTAGTCCAAGGTGGTCTTATACACCATTAATCGCACAGAGAAGAAGAAACATTAACGAAGGGATTATGGTGTAAATAAGGCAATTCTGATTGTGTAAATTTCTGGTACAATGACTATGTAATTCAGGGTAGGAATGTGGATCAATAACTTCTTTCTTACAATTTCTTAGTTACTTATACCACTTTCCTGTAATAGCACTTAAATTTATTTACTTTACAAAGTTTTATTCATCTTGTGATGCATCTCtgtctcattttaattattttatatttgaaattCACTAATCCGACTAATAAAAGCCGATCTACTAAAGAGAAAAAAACAAACGTTTCTTCTCAAGAGGCTGAGTTTGAACTGAAAACCTCTAATTAAGATGAAACAATCCCAACCATCCCCTCCTTTTCTTCCGATGCATCTGTTCATCTACTACTTAATTCCAttactttaatttatttattttttgctaAAGAATTTCGTTTGTAACGAATTAGAATGTTTGTTTGGACAAAGAAGTAGGTGGATCTTGTCATTAGCAAAGATGAGTGTGGCACTACTCCCTCTTTTAATCATTTCATGGTTCTATACAAATATATAAAATCTGGCGAATCAGATATCATATTACGACAATTTTTTAAATCCAATATTTCATACTGCGAAGCATATTCCATGAAACAACCTGGCTTTGACATACCtttttaatgaaaaataaaaaatgatgtaTAACTGAATTTCTGCTCACGTTCTCTCATTACTATTGGGCACTAAAAGATTCTTCCGAAGAACAAATCCAGAAACTATCAACTAGACTATTTGTAAGCGATTAATATATTTCACATGCCAATATTTTGACCTACTTCAATGAATTGAATGATTAGAATCTCCATACATGTAACCGCACGTTGTCAAATCATGAAGTCCTTAATTTATATTAAGCATAATCCCAACTCTGAATGATGATTGTCGCGTAATAGAAACATAACCACCGTATCTAATAATGTATACTAAAGTTGAATATTGGGACCTCGACCACAGGGTATATAATGTAAGAGAAATGAATAGATAATATtgaccaagaagaagaaggaaataagAACAACTTATCGAAAAATATTGTATTGTGTTATGACAAGCTACGGTCTTGAAAGCGATTTCGCCCGACTGGGTGCAAATTGTTAAGACCGGTCACTCCCcaatgttccgcagcacctccaAACACGTGCACTCGTGGCTGAAAGTTTGAAAGTTGCACAAAAAAATAGCCCAGAAAAAAGAGAAGATGAAGGTTTTCTATATTGGATAATTCACAAAGAAGActgccttttataggcaaaaactGTTGGACAGTTACACGTGAAGAAATTAATCTGTAGTTGTTACAGAAATTAAAGATGGAagttattataaaaattaaacacAACTGTTACATAAATTAAAGTATGACAGTTACAAAGAAATAAATGGAACTCTACAAAATTCAATTCAAAGAGAATGATTTAGGCATATTCTGGTAAgctcaaaagagaagaaataatttTAGCAAAACTAGATTTGGAATAGGCCCTCATGTATATCTTGTGCGCAGAAGAAGGAGAAAAATCTACATGTTTTGCCTTCAGGGCCAATTTCTCATTTGCGCGAGGCCACTCTCTTTTTCTAACTCTTTACAAGCCCAACAAAGAACAATTCAatataaagagaagaaaaagactTTCCACAACCAATGAGGGACACTTTGTCTTTCACAAAACACAAAGAACTAAAGAAGGAAACTACCAAAAaaacattttatatttttttaaaattacataccgaccgaaatcggtcagtATATTGGTCAAATATTTGGCCGCAATGTCAGACTTTCTTAGTCAAAGCACTTTTTTGATTACCGACCAATatggtcaaacttttgaatcacattaaaatttactatctaaataatataatataatccattttgaaataatatattgTAATAAAAATCATGAAtgcactaacatatactataacaagctatatatagttaaagtagtacaacgaagtgtacatatctctctctctttatatatatacagtCGCATCTAAGAAAGTGAAGCGCTAGGGCTACAGAGtcaggttcttttagggatagacttgtgaagaagcaataatctaattagtatatataattgatcatcatcaaatatatctatttgtaaattgattcatcgacgaattataacttacttagatgcatcgatgaatattaaaaataaaacgtctcgacctatatcgaaGAATATtgaaaacaaaacgtctcgacctatatcgattaatctatgtcatgtaTTATTCGTGATGAGTGAATGAAATATAGAAGAATactaaacttctttggaatatgtatgtatgtatgtatgtatatatgtatcacaaattaaataaacgaaagaaaCTATTAGCATTAAGTAAATGAGTTAATATAACAATCGATTaaacatatttaaaatagaataatattggTTTACCAATTCATCAATTGATCAAGTTTTCATGCGTAGTAATGTATGTGATTGATCATCAATTATAATATAATGTATgtgcatgtgtgtgtgtgtttgtatgTGTGAAATGactcatatacttaattataacttaaaaaattaaattagatAGATGAATACAAAAGGTAAAACATCTCGACCGATATTTATTAATCTATGTGATTTGTAATTAGTTATAAGACGAATGAATATATAAGGCGAAATGTAGAATTCGAATAGAATAAACGTCTCATAAAcatatctttatttttttttattatgagtgattaattatatatgtgtgtgaataaaatatatgctttaatttattaaaagtaattagttaatataataattatttataaagattatgcttatagtttatagtTATTTATTAGTAAATATATATGTGAATAAAATAAATACTTAtattttatacttatttttaaagttataatatttaagaaataataacaaaaaataattaatttagttttttttttaaaatacttacCGAAGTCGGTCAATTAATTGTGGTCAAACAAAGTCAACGATCACTTAAGTGTACTGACCGACGTCGGTAATTTCATATCTGAAATATGCGGCCTTTTCCCCCTCATTTCTCTTATTctctaattctcaaaattttcTAACTCACACTCACTACTTCATCACACACACAACACCCTTCCCCACTCCTTCTTTATTTTCCTCGTATAAATCTCATTCCCCACCCCACGTCGTCACTGCCCCGCCGCCTCCGCTGCCGCTACTACTGCTGCCCCTCCTTCTctacctcctaaaaattctaggtttgaattacaactttcatcttttttgtataaattaatattttgttaattagttatgagtTAGTTAATTAGTGTTAAATTGATTGTTTATCTTCACATTTTAttgaaatctagggtttaggtcttgttttaattgaattgaattgaacTGATTACATATGGTGTAAATTGAATGTTTAAGTTTGTATTGACTTGACTAGTTTCGTTAggaattgaattattaactttgaattgaattgagtttTTAAGATTTGTTCttttgaattgaacttttagggtatgaattAAATTTTTAGGGATAAgtgttgaactttttggataGAGCTTATGTTATGTGAGACTAATTGAATTGTTTAgggtattaattaaattatttaggGTATagattgaacttttaggatatgaattgaactttttggatatgaattgaatttttaggagtAATGGTTAAACTTTGGATAAGATTTGAACTTTTAGGATGTGAATTAAATTTTTAGGGGTAATAACTGTACTTTTAAAATATGAATTGAACTTatagtttatttttaaattgaaggaaaaatgcataagtaccccttGAATTGAACTTAGGAATGAGGGTCTTGATCGAAGCTTAAAATTCTCTTTGTATTGTAATGATCTCCCGGTGAAAATTGAAAAACTAACGCAGGtcaaagaagaaagtgaaaaaaaaagttttagtAATAAAAGATACTAAGTAAAAGTGCGTGCAAACCAACACCCCCATTCTCATCTGATTATTTGTGCCAAGTCAGCACTGAAGGTGGTAATAATTTCGGTTAAAAAAAGTTTAAGGGGTAATAAGATCCCAGCAAAGATTAAGTGTGTAGTTGAAAATCCAACTCAAGTTCAAGGggtacttatgtatttttcctaaattaaataaattataattaattatatttactaTAATTTAGTTTTGGtgtaattaataaaaattaattatcttaattaactaaaaataatttaattaatttataattgtagaataaattaagtaGTTATAATACTTATGGAAATATctcaatttatttttattttatttgtatagatggaacatcgtacttggatgtataATAAGAATTATTCTAATCGACGGGGATTAAGgcaggattttgtagaaggggttgatgactttgtTAGACATGCAATGTGACTTTTATCATACCAAATtcaaggagtaattaggtgccttTGTGTCAAGTGAGTTTGTGTGAAatttaaaaaatcggaggaagttaagcttcatttTTATAAGAAGGgatttatagagaattactttgtgtagACTAATaatataatgacccggccggtcgttttgagggaataagccccgatcccctatttattgcttcctctatttcattttgtgaTTACTTGACTTGCAGGGGTGCTTGGTGtcgggttcgggtgagtttcgaagtgGAATGAGACACAGTCCCTAAGTTTGATGTTTAAATTGTAAGAGTTGATCGTAGGTTGACTTGTGTGAAGaagacttcggaatggagtttcgtcgattccaatagatccgtatagtgatttggtcttaggagcatatccggatgttgatttggaggcccgtaggtcatttcggcgttaattggcgaaagttggaaagtttggaagattttgaaaggtttgaccgagaatggactttttgatgttggggtcggattccgattccggaagttggagtaggtctgtaatgtcaattatgacttgtgtgcaaaatttgaggtcaatcggatttgatttggtaggtttcggcatcagatgtggaagttagaagttcaaaagtttattaggcttgaatagaTGCGCAATTCTTTGTTTTAccattgtttgatgtgaattgaaggctcgactaagttcatatgatgttttaggacttcttagtataattggttgaggtcttaggggcctcgggtgtgattcggaccTTGTTAGGCGCATTTCAGGACTTGGAAGGAATTCTGAAGTTGTTGGTTTTTCCATTTCTAGTGTCCTTCTATGCATTCACGATGATGCTCCCACGTTCGCATAGAGTAGTCTGAGTTTTGGTGGAATTTTACCATTGGCGTTCGAGAAGTAGGCCACACGATCGTGAAGGAGCAGGTCCTTGTGCGCTACGATCACAGACATGGACCCGTGTTCATAAAGAGGAAAGACAACTTGGGTGGACTCCTGTATTTGGTCTACGCGTTCATGTAATGAGCTTCACAATCGCGAAGCTGATGGATCGTTTGCAccacgttcgcgagtggaccctcgcgttcgcgtaagagggaAATTGGCCAGTAgcatttttgtgcttcacgaacgcgaggcaattttcgcattcgcgaagaaggaatacctGGGCAGcatattaaaatttcaaaatcgagggtttgctctcattttcattttgggactttgagagctcagaTTGAGGGGagattttgggggggggggggggggtttcagagaaaacattaaaggattcttgactcatttttgattaatttccactaatctatcattaatttctttatttaatcaAGGATTTGAgttgagaaatttgggggaaaatgtgTAAAGTTCTTAGACcgagttttggggttttgaaaggcGAAATGAGGTCGAATTTGGATAAttattgtatggttggactcgtggttgactaggtgttcggattttataattttggtcgggttccgagacatgggctcaAGTTCACTTTTTGGGTGATTTCCTAATTCTTTGCTAAactcataatttcattatttagattagttttttatagttatatttatagtaagTAATTACTTTTGGCTGGATTTGAGCCGTTCGAAGTTGGAAAGTCGAGGgaaggcattcttattgattgaGTGAgtgaggtttgaggtaagtgacttgtctaaccttgtgtgggggaaatcctcttaggatttggtactgttgtgacaATTTTTGATATGTGAGTGCCATGTacttgaggtgacgagtgcgtacacaggcaAATGTTGAAATTCCGGTTATCGCTAAGTAGTTTTCTTTTTATGCTTTAACCGAGTTATTTTAGCAtatgtagtcatcatgtttagcctaatttcacatgtctacctttcttatctcttatttgcaatttgtgctacatgcttagttgaattacctgctttcttgattccatattcattatttaactgtgtGATTTCTTACTCGAaattgctatccttgaaatatcattgtttcagttgttatgttttggtttcCATGATTATTGTTGAGATGATTGTTTGTTACTGTGGTACGAGG is a genomic window of Nicotiana tabacum cultivar K326 chromosome 16, ASM71507v2, whole genome shotgun sequence containing:
- the LOC107829499 gene encoding protein JINGUBANG; the encoded protein is MLAETYPHNNLLSHSSNFRNNMVHSVPNMSSTAVNDDDFDVRQSSFSAYDPNRLSAEGSPTMLSPWNQSSPFNKSPWYKFDDDVPKNIPQNGLIGSLVREEGHIYSLAAKNDILYTGSDSKNIRVWKDMKEFAAFKSNSGLVKAIIISGEKIFTGHQDGKVRVWKVQSKNPSNHKRAGSLPTFFDIFKASIKPSNYVEVKRNRTALWIKHCDAISCLSMDHSQGLLYSASWDRTFKVWRVDNSKCLESVKAHDDAVNSVVASVDGIVYTGSADGTVKVWKRESVGKTVNHVFVQTLLNQESAVTALAVNKSGSVVYCGSSDGVVNFWEREKQLSHGGVLKGHKLAVLCLAIAGNLVFSGSADKNIFVWKRDGSVHTCLSILTGHNGPVKCLAVEEDKESTGSEEKWVVYSGSLDKSVKVWSVSEMAPNLHHMAMNNGQEDVSWDSIPSAKYSSDGPSI